The Halomonas elongata DSM 2581 DNA segment TGTCGGGCCAGGGGTCGCCCAGCAGAATCATCCAGATCGGCGTCAAGCCGAGATTGAGCAGCAGGGCCGGCGCCAGGGGAAGCAGCAGCAGGGCGAGAACCGGGGGCAGGCCGATCCACAGTGATGCCAGGTCCGTCGAGCGCGGAAGCTCCACGGCAATCAGCAGGAAGCCGCAGATCAGCACCAGGCCCGCGGCGGTGCGGGTATGGTCGCCGCCCACCGGGGCGAGCAGGGTGGCCACCAGCATGATCGGGGCCAGCAGAGCCGGCGGTGGGATGCGGTGGTATTCGCCTGTCAGGTAGAACCACAGGGCCTGTCCCAACAGCAGCAGGGTGCCGATGGCCAGCATCAGGGTGAGTGGCCGGTAGCGGATGTCACGCATGCGTCGGGCTCTCCTTGATCCATAGCGAAGGTGACTGCCGGGCCAGGGCATGCCGCTCGTCGGCCAGCGATACCAGGCAGGGTAGCGGGATGGCGCGGGCCGTCGTCGAGGATTCCAGCGCATCGAGCAGGCGTTGTCGACGCTGCTCCCCTTGTTCGGCATCGCGACTGATCAACAGAACGCCCAGGGTGCTTCGATCGAGACGATAGCAGCTCTCGAAACGCTGGAGATGATGACGCAGCCGCCCGACCGCGGGTAGCTGTTTGCGTGGCGGCAGGCGCAACAGCAGCAGCTCGACATGTGCTGACTCCCGGGTCGAGCGTCGGCGCTCGCGGTCCAGGTCGCGCTCGAGCCGGGCGCGCGGCCAGAGTGGCCAGCCGGCCACCAGCCTGGCGCGATGGCGTGTGGCGAAGCGTTGTGCCTGAAGCGCCCGGGAACGCGATAGGCCGAAGACCATCAGGCCGGCCAGCAAGAGGCCGGCCAGCCACCACTGCTCGCTGCCGAGAAGTTCGCGTTGGGCATACCAGGTGATGGCTGCCAGCAAGCCGTGAAGCAGCAGCGTCCAGGGGGGCTGTGGCCACATCAGCAGGATCGCCCAGACCCAGATCCAGGCGATGTGGCGCTCCGGTGCCGCCCACAGCAGGGCCGCCAGCAACAGCCCCGGCAGCAACTGCCAGAGCGTGACGGTGAGGCGTCGATGGCCGAGTGGCAGTCGCACACTGGTCACTATCAGCCAGGCCGTCATCGTGCCCAGCAGGATCGCATCGATCCATGCGTCGGCAGTGATGGCGCGCAGAGCGACGAGTGCCGCCGCGACCAGCAGGTTGGCGCGCAACAGACCGGTTTTGTACTTGCTCCGCATGGTGACTTAGTATGGGCTCCTTCCCGATTCGACTTGACCAGGGGCGGCCGCCGCGGTGGCGGTCCACCATCAGGAGATACTCTACGGCATGACAGCGCACGCCACACACTCCGTCATTGGCGCCGCCGACATCGATGATGTCGACGCCTACATGCAGCGCCTCGGGCAGGGCGCCCGGGACGCCGCCACTGCCATGCGGCGCGTCGATACCGCCGCCAAGAACGCGGCCCTGACCGCCATGGCCCGCCACCTGGAAGCGGCACGGGCCGAGGTGCTGGCCGCCAACGCCAGGGACCTGGAGCGGGGGCGGGCCAACGGCCTGGATGACGCCCTGCTCGACCGGCTGGCCCTCGACGAGGCTCGCCTGAATGGCATGGTCGAAGGCCTCGCTCAGGTCGCGGCACTGCCGGACCCGGTCGGCGAGATCGACGGCCTGCGTGCGCGGCCCAGTGGCATTCAGGTCGGCCAGATGCGCGTGCCGCTCGGCGTGATCGGTATCATCTACGAATCGCGCCCCAACGTCACCCTGGAAGCGGCCAGTTTGTGTCTCAAGTCCGGCAATGCCTGCATTCTGCGCGGGGGCTCCGAGGCCAGCGAATCCAATGCGGCGATTGCCGAGTGCATTCGCCGTGGGCTCGAGGAGGCAGGACTGCCGGCGGCTGCAGTGCAGGTCGTGGCGACCACGGATCGCGCCGCCGTGGGGCGCTTGATCAGCATGCCCGAGTATGTCGACGTGATCATCCCGCGCGGTGGCAAGTCATTGATCGAGCGCATCTCGCGAGAGGCCAGCGTGCCGGTGATCAAGCATCTGGACGGCGTCTGTCACGTCTATCTCGAGGCCGGCGCCGATCCCGAGAAGGCCCTGGCCATCGCCGTCAACGCCAAGACCCAGCGTTATGGGACCTGCAATACCATGGAGACCCTGCTGGTCGATGCGACGCTCGCTGCCTCGCTGCTGCCCCGGCTGGCGTCGGCCTATGCCGAGCATGGGGTCGAACTGAGGGGATGCGAGCGGACCCGCGAGATCCTGAGCGATGTCGCGCCGGCCAGCGAGGCCGACTGGGAAGCCGAGTACCTGGCTCCGGTGCTGGCCATTCGCGTGGTCGATGGTATCGAAGAGGCCATGGCGCATATCGAGCGCTACGGCTCGCGCCACACCGATGCCATCGTCACCGAGAACTATGGCATGGCACGGCGCTTCATGGCCGAGGTCGATTCCAGCTCGGTGATCGTCAATGCCTCCACGCGCTTCGCCGACGGTTTCGAGTATGGGCTGGGTGCCGAAATTGGCATCTCCACCGATCGCCTGCATGCCCGTGGGCCCGTGGGGCTCGAGGGCCTGACCACACGCAAGTACGTGGTATTCGGCGATGGCCAGATCCGTAGCTGAGGCGCAGCGGCCGCCGCGTATCGCCATGCTGGGCGGCACCTTCGATCCGGTGCACCTAGGCCATCTGCGCAGTGCGGTCGAGTTGCGCGAGGCGCTGGCGCTGGATCGCGTGCACATGGTGCCCGCGGCCCGCTCGCCGTTGCGTGATGCTCCCCAGGTGGCGCCCGAGGATCGCCTGGCGCTGCTGCGCCTGGGGATCGGTGATACGCCGGGACTGATTGCCGATGCGCGGGAATTCTCCCGCCGCGGTCCTTCCTACAGCGCCGATACCCTGGCGGAACTGCGCGACGCCTACGGCTCCGAGGCGCGGCTGGTCATGGCATTGGGGCATGATGCCTTCATGCGCCTGGCCGAATGGCGCGAGCCGCATCGGCTCTTCGAGCTGGCGCATGTGGTGGTGATCGACCGACCCGACCATGAGGCACCGCTTCCCGAAGCGCTCGGGGAACTGCTGGCCGGTCGCGAGGTCGAGAAGGTCGCCGACCTGATGGCCGAGCCGCATGGCCGCTTGTTGCGGTTGGCACTGCCGTCGCGCATGGCCATTTCCGCCACCGAGGTGAGGCGGCGGCTGGCGCGTGGCGACAGTGTCCGCTATCTGTTGCCCGAAGCGGTGGAGTCACATGTACTGGCGCAGGGTCTGTATCGCGAAACGGGCCGTGAAGGCCGTTGAGACAGTCGAGCGAGTGGCGATATAGGCGAATTTCATGCGTTTCGCTTGCCGAGGCACTGCCATGCCGGCCGTGAGCCGGTACAATGAAGGAAGATATGATTTCCCCGCTGACGAGGGCTGATACGAAGGGTATGCACATCGACGCACTCAAGACTCTGGTGATGGACGCACTGGAGGAACTCAAGGCCCGGGACATCGTGCAACTCGATGTATCCCGATTGACCAGCGTGACGGAACTGATGGTCGTGGCAAGCGGCACCTCCAATCGCCATCTGGCGGCACTCGCCGAGAACCTGATCCGCACCGCCAAGGAAAATGGCATGCCGCCGTTGGGCGTCGAGGGAGAGAGCGGCGCCGAATGGGTGCTGGTGGATCTGGGCGATGTGGTGGTGCACCTGATGATGCCCGGTACCCGGGAGCTCTACGACCTGGAGCGACTGTGGGCGGATTTGCCCAGTGAGGGTCTCGAACCGCTGGAGGAAGAGGCGAACGGCACCTCATGAGGGTGCGTCTGTTGGCGGTGGGAACCCGCATGCCGGACTGGGTGACGCGAGGCGTCGAGGAATACCGCAAGCGCCTGCCGCGGGATTTCGCCCTCGAGATCGAGGAGATATCGCCCGGTGCCCGGGGCAAGAATGCCGACACCCGACGTGCCATGGCCCTCGAGGCCGAGCGTATTCGTGCCCGTCTCAAGGGTGACGAATATCGGGTGGCCCTGGAGGTCGGGGGCAAGGCATGGAGCACCGAGCAGCTCGCCGAACAGACCGAGCGATGGCGGCTCGAGGGACGTGACGTGGCTCTGCTGGTCGGCGGCCCGGACGGCCTGGAACCTTCCCTGTCGGCGCAGGCCGACCAGCGCTGGTCGCTTTCGCCCTTGACCCTGCCGCATCCCCTGGTGCGAATCCTGCTCGCCGAGCAGCTTTATCGTGCCTGGACCCTGATGGTCGGCCACCCCTACCACCGTTGAGCGACCCCCAAACGTTCCGAGGGCATCACCGAGCATGCGTCAGCAACGCGACACCCTGAAGAATCCCGAACAGGAGCTGCGCGTCTTCCGCATGCGGGCGTTGCTGGCCACTGTCGTGGTCATTCTCCTGAGCGGGGGGCTGGTGGGGCGCCTGTTCTACCTGCAGGTGGTGCAGCACGAGGTCTTCAGTACCCGTTCCGAGAAGAACCGGGTGCGTGTCGAGCCCCTGCCGCCTACCCGCGGTCTCATCTACGATCGCAACGGTCAACTGCTGGCCGAGAATCGCCCCACCTACAACCTGACCCTGGTGCGTGAGCGGGTCGATGACCTGGACGAGACATTGTCGTTGCTGGTCGACCTGCTCGATCTGCCCGAGGAAGACGTCGAGGCCTTTCGCGAGCGTTCGCGACAGCGTCAGCGGCCTTTCCAGCCGGCACTGCTGATGAGCGATCTCAACGAGGAGCAGATCGCCCGTCTGGCGGTGAATCGCTATCGGCTGCCGGGAGTCGAAGTGGAGGCGCAATTGCTGCGCTATTACCCGGATGCCGAATTGATGTCCCATGCCCTGGGTTATGTCGGCCGGATCAACGCCGAGGAACTCAAGACACTGGACAGCGGCAATTACGCCGGAACCCACTTCATCGGCAAGACCGGCGTCGAGCGCTTCTACGAGAAGCAGCTCCATGGCCAGGCCGGCCTGCGCAAGGTGGAGACCAATGCCCGTGGGCGTGTCCTGCGGGAGCTGGATCATACCGATCCGGTGCCCGGCAAGGATCTGACGCTGACCCTGGACAAGCCGCTGCAGAAGCGGGCAGTCGAGCTGCTCGATGGTCGGCGCGGTGCCATCGTCGCCATCAATCCGCAAACCGGCGGGATTCTGGCCATGGCATCGGTCCCCGGATTCGACAGCAACCAGTTCGTCACGGGTATCGATGTGGCCTCCTATCGGGCCTTGCAGCAGGATATCGACTTGCCGCTGTTCAACCGTGCCAGTCGCGGCAGTTACCCGGCCGGCTCGACCATCAAGCCGTTCATGGCCATGGCTGGATTGCGGGAAGGGGTGATCACTCCGGAAGAGACCATCTACGACCCCGGCTACTATGAGCTGCCCAATGACGATCGGCGCTATCGCAACTGGTTGCGCTGGGGACATGGCCGAGTGGATCTCGAGCGTGCGCTGGAGGTCTCCAACAACACCTATTTCTATTCCCTGGCCCATGACCTGGGGATCGATCGCATTCACGACAATCTGGCGCGTTTCGGTTTCGGCCAGCGCACCGCCTACGACGTCCATGGGCAGGGAGCGGCATTGCTGCCGTCTCGTGAGTGGAAAAGACAGCGCTTCGATCAGTCCTGGTATCCGGGAGAAACTCTCTCGGTGGGCATCGGCCAGGGGTATCTGCAGATCACGCCCCTGCAGCTGGCGACCGCCACGGCGGTGCTGGCCAATCGGGGAGACTGGGTGCGACCGCGCCTGGCTCTCGAGGTCGGTGACGAGCCGGTGCCGACCGATTTGCCGGATACGCCGCCGGACATCGAGATTGCCAACGACAAGTGGTGGGACGATGTGATTTCCGGCATGGAAGAGGTGTTGTCCGGCAACGAGGGGACAGCGCGCCGTGCCGGGGCCGGGCTCGAGTACCGCATGGCGGGCAAGTCGGGAACCGCCCAGGTGTTCTCGCTGGGCCAGGACGAGAAGTACGACGCCGACGAACTCAAGGAACGGTTGCGCGACCATGCCCTGTTCATGGCGTTTGCGCCGGTGGAAGATCCGCAGATCGCGGTGTCGGTGATTGTCGAGAATGCCGGGGGTGGCAGTAGTCACGCCGCCGGGCTGGCGCGCGCCATGACCGATTTCTGGCTGCTCGAACGCCATGGCGGTGAGACGCAGGATTCGGCCGAGGGTGACGAGGCGCAAGGAGACTGAGATGGCAAGGTTCGATCTGCCCATGGGCATGCGTGGTCATCCCGTGCGTCCGCCACGCAGCGGCATGTCGCGCCGTCGCAGCCTGTGGGAGCGTATCCACCTGGACCCCTGGCTGCTGGGATTGCTGCTGTTGTTGATGTTCTCCGGGCTGGTGGTGCTCTATAGCGCCAGTGGGCAGAATCTCGACATGGTGATCGCCCAGGGGCTGCGTTTCGGCGTGGCCCTGGGGGTGATGGCGGTGATAGCCCAGTTCTCGCCGGCCACCTTGTATCGCTGGGCATTGCCGGTCTATCTGGTGGGCGTGCTGATGCTGGTGGCCGTGGAAATCATGGGCGACATGGGCATGGGGGCGCAGCGCTGGCTGGTGATTCCCGGTGTGATTCGTTTCCAGCCTTCGGAGATGATGAAACTGGCCATGCCGTTGATGGTGACGGCCTGGCTGAGTCGAAGGCCCTTGCCGCCGGGGTGGCGGGAGCTGGTGGGATGCGCCGTGCTGATCGGGGTACCGGTTCTGCTGATCGCGCGCCAACCCGATCTCGGCACTGCCTTGCTGGTGGCGGCGGCGGCGGTCTTCGCGATCCTGCTGGCGGGGCTTTCCTGGCGCATCATTCTTGGCCTGGTCGTGCTGGTCGCCGCGGCACTGCCGTTGCTGTGGATCAACATGCACGATTATCAGCGCCAGCGGGTGTTGACCTTCCTGTCTCCCGAGACCGATCCGCTTGGCGCCGGCTGGAACATCATCCAGTCGACCACCGCTCTCGGCAGCGGTGGGCTCTGGGGCAAGGGCTGGCTGCACGGCACCCAATCGCAGCTGGAATTCCTGCCCGAGCGCCATACCGACTTCATCGTGGCGGTACTGGGTGAAGAATTCGGCCTGGTGGGTATGCTGGCCTTTCTCGTCATCTATCTGATGATCGTCTGCCGGGGGCTGTGGCTGGCGGGCACGGCGCAGGAGACTTTCGGGCGTCTGCTGGCCGGCAGCATCATTCTGACGTTCTTCATCTATGTCTTCG contains these protein-coding regions:
- the rlmH gene encoding 23S rRNA (pseudouridine(1915)-N(3))-methyltransferase RlmH, which encodes MRVRLLAVGTRMPDWVTRGVEEYRKRLPRDFALEIEEISPGARGKNADTRRAMALEAERIRARLKGDEYRVALEVGGKAWSTEQLAEQTERWRLEGRDVALLVGGPDGLEPSLSAQADQRWSLSPLTLPHPLVRILLAEQLYRAWTLMVGHPYHR
- the rodA gene encoding rod shape-determining protein RodA, with the protein product MARFDLPMGMRGHPVRPPRSGMSRRRSLWERIHLDPWLLGLLLLLMFSGLVVLYSASGQNLDMVIAQGLRFGVALGVMAVIAQFSPATLYRWALPVYLVGVLMLVAVEIMGDMGMGAQRWLVIPGVIRFQPSEMMKLAMPLMVTAWLSRRPLPPGWRELVGCAVLIGVPVLLIARQPDLGTALLVAAAAVFAILLAGLSWRIILGLVVLVAAALPLLWINMHDYQRQRVLTFLSPETDPLGAGWNIIQSTTALGSGGLWGKGWLHGTQSQLEFLPERHTDFIVAVLGEEFGLVGMLAFLVIYLMIVCRGLWLAGTAQETFGRLLAGSIILTFFIYVFVNIGMVSGILPVVGVPLPLVSYGGTSSVTLLAGFGILMAIHSHRRLLSR
- a CDS encoding glutamate-5-semialdehyde dehydrogenase translates to MTAHATHSVIGAADIDDVDAYMQRLGQGARDAATAMRRVDTAAKNAALTAMARHLEAARAEVLAANARDLERGRANGLDDALLDRLALDEARLNGMVEGLAQVAALPDPVGEIDGLRARPSGIQVGQMRVPLGVIGIIYESRPNVTLEAASLCLKSGNACILRGGSEASESNAAIAECIRRGLEEAGLPAAAVQVVATTDRAAVGRLISMPEYVDVIIPRGGKSLIERISREASVPVIKHLDGVCHVYLEAGADPEKALAIAVNAKTQRYGTCNTMETLLVDATLAASLLPRLASAYAEHGVELRGCERTREILSDVAPASEADWEAEYLAPVLAIRVVDGIEEAMAHIERYGSRHTDAIVTENYGMARRFMAEVDSSSVIVNASTRFADGFEYGLGAEIGISTDRLHARGPVGLEGLTTRKYVVFGDGQIRS
- the rsfS gene encoding ribosome silencing factor — its product is MHIDALKTLVMDALEELKARDIVQLDVSRLTSVTELMVVASGTSNRHLAALAENLIRTAKENGMPPLGVEGESGAEWVLVDLGDVVVHLMMPGTRELYDLERLWADLPSEGLEPLEEEANGTS
- the nadD gene encoding nicotinate-nucleotide adenylyltransferase, with product MARSVAEAQRPPRIAMLGGTFDPVHLGHLRSAVELREALALDRVHMVPAARSPLRDAPQVAPEDRLALLRLGIGDTPGLIADAREFSRRGPSYSADTLAELRDAYGSEARLVMALGHDAFMRLAEWREPHRLFELAHVVVIDRPDHEAPLPEALGELLAGREVEKVADLMAEPHGRLLRLALPSRMAISATEVRRRLARGDSVRYLLPEAVESHVLAQGLYRETGREGR
- the mrdA gene encoding penicillin-binding protein 2, giving the protein MRQQRDTLKNPEQELRVFRMRALLATVVVILLSGGLVGRLFYLQVVQHEVFSTRSEKNRVRVEPLPPTRGLIYDRNGQLLAENRPTYNLTLVRERVDDLDETLSLLVDLLDLPEEDVEAFRERSRQRQRPFQPALLMSDLNEEQIARLAVNRYRLPGVEVEAQLLRYYPDAELMSHALGYVGRINAEELKTLDSGNYAGTHFIGKTGVERFYEKQLHGQAGLRKVETNARGRVLRELDHTDPVPGKDLTLTLDKPLQKRAVELLDGRRGAIVAINPQTGGILAMASVPGFDSNQFVTGIDVASYRALQQDIDLPLFNRASRGSYPAGSTIKPFMAMAGLREGVITPEETIYDPGYYELPNDDRRYRNWLRWGHGRVDLERALEVSNNTYFYSLAHDLGIDRIHDNLARFGFGQRTAYDVHGQGAALLPSREWKRQRFDQSWYPGETLSVGIGQGYLQITPLQLATATAVLANRGDWVRPRLALEVGDEPVPTDLPDTPPDIEIANDKWWDDVISGMEEVLSGNEGTARRAGAGLEYRMAGKSGTAQVFSLGQDEKYDADELKERLRDHALFMAFAPVEDPQIAVSVIVENAGGGSSHAAGLARAMTDFWLLERHGGETQDSAEGDEAQGD